One window from the genome of Pedobacter schmidteae encodes:
- a CDS encoding glycosyltransferase family 4 protein, which yields MPKKILFLSPETFSGTGGIQNMSRTLAYTLHQLGKKNNWTFNHYSLNDQPADLITSYLPASLFKGFGKNKVRFTLQSIWCARNADVLILGHVNLSMIGEVLSWINPGCKIWLIAHGIEVWRPLQGSKKSIWKIANQIICVSNFTKKQVVELHHASPVRCIVLNNILDPFIKLPEKFEKPAHLLKRYALTTSQKVVFSLTRMSAAEKFKGYEQVISAISRIKPGLTDIRYLLAGPCDMAEKRRIEQFVARHGLSSNVILTDYIEASELADHFLLADLFVLPSKKEGFGIVFIEAMASGLPVICGHSDGSTDAVRHSGMGTTIDPDDIDALELAIRKELHRTLKAEERRNIQQECLKHFNSQRYASVLTRLIHHETAN from the coding sequence ATGCCTAAAAAAATATTATTTCTGAGCCCCGAAACCTTCAGCGGAACCGGAGGCATTCAAAACATGAGCCGTACATTGGCCTACACGCTACACCAGTTGGGTAAAAAAAATAATTGGACCTTTAACCACTATAGTTTAAACGACCAACCTGCCGATCTTATCACTTCCTATTTACCCGCCTCCCTTTTTAAAGGATTTGGCAAAAATAAAGTCCGGTTTACCCTGCAAAGTATATGGTGTGCACGAAATGCCGATGTGTTGATCTTAGGGCACGTCAACCTTTCCATGATTGGTGAGGTGCTCAGTTGGATTAACCCCGGCTGTAAAATATGGCTCATTGCCCATGGCATAGAAGTCTGGCGCCCCCTTCAGGGCTCAAAAAAAAGCATCTGGAAAATCGCAAACCAAATCATTTGCGTCAGCAACTTTACCAAAAAACAGGTGGTTGAATTACATCATGCATCCCCTGTCCGCTGTATTGTCTTAAACAACATATTAGATCCTTTTATCAAACTGCCCGAAAAATTCGAAAAGCCCGCGCATCTTTTAAAGCGTTATGCACTAACCACTTCACAAAAGGTGGTATTCAGTCTAACCAGGATGTCGGCCGCCGAAAAATTTAAAGGGTATGAGCAGGTCATTTCGGCCATAAGCAGAATTAAACCTGGGCTGACGGATATTCGTTACCTCCTTGCCGGTCCCTGTGATATGGCCGAGAAAAGGCGTATCGAACAATTTGTGGCCAGGCATGGACTCAGCAGCAACGTGATACTAACCGATTACATTGAGGCCAGCGAACTGGCAGATCATTTTTTGCTGGCCGATCTTTTTGTACTGCCCAGCAAAAAAGAGGGCTTCGGTATTGTCTTCATTGAAGCCATGGCATCCGGTCTGCCGGTTATTTGCGGCCATAGTGATGGCAGCACAGATGCCGTGCGGCATTCGGGTATGGGCACAACTATCGATCCGGATGACATAGATGCCCTGGAACTGGCCATCAGAAAAGAACTACACCGTACATTAAAAGCTGAAGAAAGAAGAAACATTCAGCAGGAATGCTTAAAACACTTCAATAGCCAGCGGTACGCAAGTGTGCTGACCCGATTAATCCATCATGAAACAGCCAACTGA
- a CDS encoding UpxY family transcription antiterminator codes for MVEHQEIKKWHPVYTQSRAEKKAYQALLSKDIEAYLPLQRQLKQWSDRKKWVDEPLLRSYLFVHINQRQQTEVLMTSGISRFLYFSGKIATMPDRQISDLKLLLASPYELKITEEDLRPGELVEIKAGPLKGIRAEIIEYRSHKQLLLRLGDMQRSIIVNVSAAFLERIH; via the coding sequence ATGGTGGAACATCAGGAAATAAAGAAATGGCACCCGGTCTACACGCAATCACGTGCAGAAAAAAAAGCTTATCAGGCTTTGCTCAGCAAAGATATTGAAGCTTATCTACCCTTGCAGCGCCAACTGAAGCAATGGAGCGACCGAAAAAAATGGGTAGATGAGCCTTTGCTCCGATCTTACCTGTTTGTACACATCAATCAGCGGCAGCAAACCGAGGTACTCATGACCAGTGGCATTTCCCGCTTCCTTTATTTTTCGGGTAAAATCGCTACCATGCCGGATAGGCAAATCAGCGACCTTAAGCTACTGCTAGCCAGCCCTTATGAACTAAAAATCACGGAAGAAGACCTACGCCCCGGCGAGCTGGTAGAAATTAAAGCAGGCCCATTGAAAGGAATCAGGGCCGAAATTATAGAGTACAGATCACACAAACAATTGCTATTGCGATTGGGAGATATGCAACGTTCCATTATTGTAAATGTATCAGCTGCGTTTCTTGAAAGAATACATTAA